A genomic segment from Bacillus cereus G9842 encodes:
- a CDS encoding LrgB family protein, producing MVLIIITVAIYFLATNLYKKFTFAFTLPVLTVTAIMICLFLIFGISHHEYRENGGDILSSLLSPAIVALAIPLFKERKILMKNFLSILIGVVIGIVAVTSMNVVIGGILNIDKELILTTLPQLATMPIALSLADQIGGIPSMTSSFVVVAGITGAIVGPTVLKFFSITSTIGKGVGMGCASHIIGVSRLVKEGEKEATIGSVTMIVTGILISILIPYGTKFIF from the coding sequence ATGGTCTTAATTATTATTACTGTAGCAATTTATTTCTTGGCGACAAATCTATATAAAAAATTTACGTTTGCATTTACGTTACCGGTGTTAACAGTTACGGCAATTATGATTTGTTTATTTTTGATTTTTGGTATTTCTCATCATGAGTATAGGGAAAATGGTGGAGACATTCTTTCAAGCTTATTGAGCCCTGCAATTGTAGCATTAGCCATACCTCTATTTAAAGAGCGAAAGATACTGATGAAAAATTTTTTATCGATACTTATCGGAGTAGTGATAGGTATAGTGGCTGTAACGAGCATGAATGTAGTGATTGGCGGAATTTTAAATATAGATAAGGAACTTATATTAACTACTTTACCACAGTTAGCAACGATGCCTATTGCCCTTTCATTAGCGGATCAAATTGGTGGTATTCCATCTATGACTTCTAGTTTTGTAGTTGTTGCAGGGATAACAGGTGCTATTGTCGGACCGACAGTACTTAAGTTTTTCAGTATAACAAGTACGATTGGAAAAGGAGTTGGAATGGGCTGTGCATCACATATTATCGGTGTGAGTCGTTTAGTGAAGGAAGGCGAGAAAGAAGCGACTATCGGTTCGGTAACGATGATTGTAACTGGAATACTCATTAGTATACTAATACCGTATGGAACGAAATTTATTTTTTAA
- a CDS encoding CidA/LrgA family holin-like protein, with translation MKYVTLLLQVGVLYVFSLVGMWIQEIFHLSIPGSLIGMLILFLFLFTRVLPLKWFELGAEKLIVFLPLFLIPSTTGLMEYGSFLLSKGSIIFLLVVASTIVTLIVSGYISQLLVTSKK, from the coding sequence ATGAAGTACGTGACGCTTTTACTTCAAGTAGGCGTGCTATATGTATTTAGCTTAGTGGGTATGTGGATTCAGGAAATATTCCATCTATCAATACCGGGAAGTTTAATAGGGATGTTAATACTGTTCCTGTTTCTTTTCACTCGCGTTCTACCGTTAAAGTGGTTTGAGTTAGGTGCGGAAAAGTTAATCGTATTTTTACCGTTATTTTTAATCCCTTCGACAACAGGGCTCATGGAATACGGATCGTTTCTTTTAAGTAAGGGGAGTATTATATTCCTTTTAGTAGTTGCAAGTACTATAGTAACTTTAATTGTTTCAGGTTATATAAGTCAATTATTAGTAACATCAAAAAAATAA
- the pdxR gene encoding MocR-like pyridoxine biosynthesis transcription factor PdxR — MEWKPNRADKTPVYKQIADYIERGISSGEFPSDSKLPSERILAKGLQVNRSTIVAAYEELKSLGVVERQKGSGTRVNTDIWGVSHKRIPNWGRYVEDGSFLPNVPLVQQIRTETQKDDLINLASGELSPELIPSDRFRTILSEKTFMENLGYDHPLGNEMLRKTISAHVQQYKQIEADSSSILITSGAQQALNLIVQCLLKPGDAIAIEDPSYCFSLPMFKSAGLNIFHLPVDEHGMNPDDLIDLHKKHRIRMVFLNPDYQNPTGTVLSLARRKKILELSSEFGIPIVEDDPYSLISFNGEVNPTLKSMDQNGNVLYISSLSKIVASGLRIGWIIGPIRVIERLADAKQQVDFGHSVFTQWVANQFLESKDFHTHITILRGQLKQRRDELITELEGTLGDRVECFVPEGGIHVWCKVKGKFDEYHLLGESIRNGVAFVPGSVLGSKNEYIRFTFGRANIEQIQLGIKRFAYTLNEIS; from the coding sequence ATGGAATGGAAACCAAATCGTGCAGATAAGACACCTGTATATAAACAAATTGCTGATTATATTGAAAGAGGCATTTCTTCAGGTGAATTTCCTTCTGATAGTAAGTTACCTTCTGAGCGTATATTGGCAAAGGGATTACAGGTGAACCGGAGTACAATAGTAGCTGCGTATGAAGAATTAAAATCACTTGGAGTAGTAGAACGGCAAAAGGGAAGCGGAACACGGGTCAATACAGACATATGGGGTGTCTCACATAAACGAATACCGAACTGGGGTAGGTACGTGGAGGACGGATCATTCTTACCTAACGTACCACTCGTTCAACAAATTCGAACGGAAACACAAAAAGATGATTTAATTAATTTAGCAAGTGGTGAACTGTCACCAGAATTAATTCCAAGTGATAGATTTCGAACAATTTTGTCGGAGAAAACATTTATGGAAAACCTCGGTTATGACCATCCACTTGGAAATGAGATGTTGAGAAAAACAATTTCAGCACATGTTCAGCAATATAAACAAATTGAAGCAGATTCAAGCTCTATTCTTATTACGTCTGGAGCACAACAGGCGCTTAATCTTATCGTTCAATGTTTATTAAAACCTGGCGATGCGATCGCGATTGAAGATCCTTCGTATTGTTTTTCGCTTCCAATGTTTAAATCGGCCGGTTTAAACATATTTCATTTACCTGTTGATGAGCATGGAATGAATCCAGATGACTTAATCGATTTGCACAAAAAGCATCGCATTCGGATGGTATTTTTGAATCCAGATTATCAGAATCCAACGGGTACTGTACTTTCATTAGCGAGACGTAAAAAGATTTTAGAACTGTCTTCTGAGTTCGGTATACCAATTGTAGAAGATGATCCGTATAGTTTAATTTCTTTTAATGGAGAAGTGAATCCGACATTAAAATCAATGGATCAAAATGGAAATGTTCTTTATATAAGTTCATTATCAAAAATTGTTGCATCAGGATTACGTATTGGATGGATAATTGGTCCTATACGAGTAATTGAGCGTTTAGCAGATGCAAAGCAACAAGTTGATTTTGGCCATAGTGTATTTACGCAGTGGGTAGCAAATCAATTTTTAGAATCAAAGGATTTTCATACACATATTACGATACTTCGTGGACAATTAAAGCAAAGAAGAGATGAATTAATTACAGAGCTTGAAGGAACATTGGGAGACCGAGTTGAATGTTTCGTGCCAGAGGGTGGAATACATGTATGGTGTAAAGTGAAAGGAAAGTTTGATGAATATCACTTATTAGGTGAATCTATACGGAATGGTGTCGCATTTGTTCCGGGCAGTGTTTTAGGTTCGAAAAATGAATATATACGATTTACGTTTGGTAGAGCGAATATAGAACAAATTCAACTTGGAATTAAACGGTTTGCTTACACGCTAAATGAGATTTCATAA
- a CDS encoding methyl-accepting chemotaxis protein codes for MSFIKNSKIGTKLNVLVIISSLACIMLSSLGFLGLQKGENASSSMYEERLLPIEWIGIVESNFYHVNMNFMEIMISKDEKRMKELIIEMDKTRKENDELLKQFETRISSHKEKDLYNAFQSQFKDLRVQMKKAQDLGLTNNEEAYSYYLKEIDPNMEKTIQSIRELILYNNNAAEQLQKENVNSVKNTIITFVIISFVGIIIIIFIGFITKNAIKKPIVLLQKDMERVSAGDLTIRTSYKSENELGHIVQSFNSMLDNLQQLVGQVKVTAKEVIVSTENMLQETKTAAHISNEVVRTTSEINKEIEGQVTSIQESSTSMEEIATGVQTVAESSAMVAEVAVATIDQANSGSEVIKQSIHQMNSVNEVVEETSKVIDRLVTRTQQIEEALDVITNIAEQTNLLALNAAIEAARAGENGKGFAVVAAEVRGLAEKSKTSVNDINNLIRFIHQDTEDTVHVMKKGQQQASGGKEAAHKAELAFSSIMQDINRITTQIQEVSAATEEMSAGTEEVNASLSIVSETATQVAQETNRTVQSIQAQATLIQEITTKSNEMKKKVENLEMLISQFIIEE; via the coding sequence TTGTCTTTTATTAAAAATAGTAAAATTGGAACGAAATTAAATGTGTTAGTCATTATATCGAGTTTGGCTTGTATCATGTTATCTTCACTCGGGTTTTTAGGGCTTCAAAAAGGTGAAAATGCATCTTCTAGTATGTATGAAGAAAGACTATTACCAATTGAATGGATAGGAATTGTAGAATCAAATTTTTACCATGTTAATATGAATTTTATGGAGATTATGATATCGAAAGATGAAAAAAGAATGAAAGAACTCATAATAGAAATGGATAAGACTAGAAAAGAAAATGATGAGCTGTTAAAACAATTTGAAACTAGAATTAGTTCTCATAAAGAAAAAGATTTGTATAATGCGTTTCAAAGTCAATTTAAAGATTTAAGAGTACAAATGAAAAAAGCACAAGATTTGGGACTGACTAATAATGAAGAAGCCTATAGCTATTATTTAAAAGAAATTGACCCTAATATGGAAAAAACAATTCAGTCTATTCGTGAACTTATTTTATATAATAATAATGCTGCTGAACAGCTACAAAAAGAGAATGTTAATAGTGTGAAAAATACAATCATAACATTTGTAATTATTTCATTTGTTGGAATCATAATAATCATTTTTATTGGTTTTATAACAAAAAATGCTATAAAAAAACCAATTGTATTATTACAAAAAGATATGGAACGAGTATCTGCTGGAGATTTAACAATTCGAACTTCTTATAAATCCGAGAACGAATTAGGCCATATTGTACAGTCCTTTAATAGTATGTTAGATAACTTGCAACAATTAGTCGGTCAGGTGAAGGTTACGGCGAAAGAAGTGATTGTTTCAACTGAAAATATGCTACAAGAGACGAAAACGGCAGCACATATATCAAACGAGGTTGTTCGAACTACTTCTGAAATAAATAAAGAAATAGAGGGACAAGTGACTAGTATTCAAGAAAGTTCAACTTCAATGGAAGAAATTGCAACTGGTGTTCAAACAGTAGCTGAATCTTCAGCGATGGTTGCTGAAGTTGCTGTTGCAACAATAGACCAAGCAAACTCTGGTAGTGAAGTTATAAAACAATCTATTCATCAAATGAATAGCGTGAATGAAGTTGTCGAAGAAACTTCTAAGGTCATTGATAGACTTGTTACGCGTACACAACAAATTGAAGAAGCGTTAGATGTTATTACTAATATTGCGGAACAAACGAATTTACTTGCTTTAAATGCTGCAATTGAGGCAGCACGTGCTGGAGAAAATGGAAAAGGATTTGCAGTAGTTGCAGCTGAAGTAAGAGGTCTAGCTGAGAAATCTAAAACATCTGTAAATGATATAAATAATTTAATACGTTTTATACATCAAGATACAGAGGATACAGTTCATGTAATGAAAAAAGGTCAACAACAGGCTAGTGGTGGTAAAGAAGCAGCGCATAAGGCAGAACTCGCATTTTCATCTATTATGCAAGATATTAATAGAATAACGACCCAAATTCAAGAAGTGTCTGCTGCCACAGAAGAAATGTCTGCTGGGACAGAAGAAGTAAATGCCTCTTTGTCAATAGTTTCTGAAACTGCAACACAAGTCGCACAAGAAACGAATCGAACGGTACAATCAATTCAAGCACAAGCCACATTGATTCAAGAAATAACGACGAAATCTAATGAAATGAAAAAGAAAGTCGAAAATTTAGAAATGCTAATTTCACAATTCATTATTGAAGAATAA
- the plcA gene encoding phosphatidylinositol diacylglycerol-lyase — translation MRNKKLILKLFICSTIFITFVFALHDKRVVAASSVNELENWSKWMQPIPDNIPLARISIPGTHDSGTFKLQNPIKQVWGMTQEYDFRYQMDHGARIFDIRGRLTDDNTIVLHHGPLYLYVTLHEFINEAKQFLKDNPSETIIMSLKKEYEDMKGAEDSFSSTFEKNYFVDPIFLKTEGNIKLGDARGKIVLLKRYSGSNESGGYNNFYWPDNETFTTTVNKNVNVTVQDKYKVSYDEKVKSIKDTINETMNNSEDLNHLYINFTSLSSGGTAWNSPYYYASYINPEIAAYIKQENPKRVGWVIQDYISDKWSPILYQEVIRTNKSL, via the coding sequence ATGAGAAATAAGAAGTTAATTTTGAAATTATTCATATGTAGTACAATATTTATCACATTTGTATTTGCTTTACATGATAAGAGAGTAGTTGCAGCTAGCTCTGTTAATGAGCTTGAAAATTGGTCGAAATGGATGCAACCTATACCTGATAATATTCCGTTAGCACGAATTTCAATTCCAGGAACACACGATAGTGGGACGTTCAAGTTGCAAAATCCGATTAAGCAAGTGTGGGGAATGACGCAAGAATATGATTTTCGCTATCAAATGGACCATGGAGCTCGCATTTTTGATATAAGAGGACGTTTAACAGATGATAATACGATAGTTCTTCATCATGGGCCATTATATCTTTACGTAACACTGCATGAATTCATAAATGAAGCGAAACAATTTTTAAAAGATAACCCGAGTGAAACAATTATTATGTCTTTAAAAAAAGAGTATGAGGATATGAAAGGGGCAGAAGATTCATTTAGTAGTACGTTTGAAAAAAATTATTTTGTTGATCCTATCTTTTTAAAAACAGAAGGAAATATAAAACTTGGAGATGCTCGTGGGAAAATTGTACTACTAAAAAGATATAGTGGCAGTAATGAATCTGGAGGATATAATAATTTTTATTGGCCAGATAATGAGACGTTTACCACAACTGTAAACAAAAATGTAAATGTAACAGTACAAGATAAATATAAAGTGAGTTATGATGAGAAAGTAAAATCTATTAAAGATACAATCAATGAAACGATGAACAATAGCGAGGATTTAAATCATCTATATATTAATTTTACAAGCTTGTCTTCGGGTGGTACAGCATGGAATAGTCCATATTATTATGCGTCTTATATAAATCCCGAGATCGCGGCATATATTAAACAAGAGAATCCAAAAAGAGTTGGTTGGGTTATCCAAGATTATATTAGTGATAAGTGGTCACCGATTCTCTATCAAGAAGTTATAAGAACTAATAAGTCGCTTTAA
- a CDS encoding S8 family peptidase has translation MKIFQKMYASTVIITTLLGTGGTINSVHADSIEQQSKLGIEQETDKQIIVKFKADLDFPYEDGIEKQIQSQTNDKVIKDLLTEYPDVTFTRLFTSVSPEQIQNLEVKAPNHVSTSLLNYYILQNQNSGYEEEIVDKLKASSLIEDAYMKKQEKIMPPEVQSSSVALNPNKNPRFKKQGYLEAAPYGINAPFAWGVQGGNGNGITFVDMEYGWLLNHEDLLHQNIELMSGRNINQHVGHGTSVLGIVSSEDNEVGNIGIAPKAKAKVISQIRDNGQYNTADAILSAVNQLEAGDVLLLEAQASFDGYGDKYLPVEVQPDIFDAIRAGTDKGIVIIEAGANGWNDLDQFKDRKGKQVLNRNSKDFKDSGAIMVGAGSSSFPHERMWFSNYGSRIDVYGWGENVDTTTAEQSRSAVNLYTSSFSGTSSASPIIAGAATLVQSIAKENLGQPYRPSELRAILSNQSTGTKSKDPYADKIGVLPDLKSILVNLGYEQRKLNGGNELQVTENEPNNEPRQANKVNFHTPVKGTLHNSDRVDVFTFQIDSPENINISLLNEQNIGMTWVLHHESDLNNYVAYGENEGNVVKGTYNAKPGKYYLYVYKYENKDGSYVLNIK, from the coding sequence ATGAAAATATTTCAAAAAATGTATGCGTCAACTGTAATCATTACAACACTTTTAGGAACAGGAGGTACTATCAATAGTGTACATGCTGATTCTATAGAACAGCAGAGTAAATTAGGGATAGAACAAGAAACAGATAAGCAAATCATTGTAAAATTTAAAGCAGATTTGGATTTTCCATATGAAGATGGTATTGAAAAACAAATACAATCTCAAACGAATGATAAAGTAATAAAAGATCTTTTGACAGAATATCCAGATGTAACATTTACTCGTTTATTCACATCTGTAAGCCCGGAACAAATACAAAACCTTGAAGTGAAAGCACCTAATCATGTATCTACAAGTTTATTAAACTACTATATTCTTCAAAATCAAAATAGTGGGTATGAAGAAGAAATAGTAGATAAGTTAAAGGCATCTTCTTTAATAGAAGATGCGTATATGAAGAAACAAGAGAAAATAATGCCACCTGAAGTGCAATCATCAAGTGTAGCTCTTAATCCTAATAAAAATCCTAGATTTAAAAAACAAGGTTATCTTGAAGCAGCCCCATACGGTATTAATGCGCCTTTCGCCTGGGGAGTTCAAGGCGGTAATGGAAATGGTATCACTTTTGTTGATATGGAATACGGATGGCTATTAAATCATGAGGATTTATTACATCAAAATATTGAATTAATGTCTGGAAGAAATATAAATCAGCATGTCGGTCATGGGACGTCTGTACTAGGAATTGTATCCTCTGAGGACAATGAAGTCGGGAATATTGGGATTGCGCCAAAAGCGAAAGCAAAGGTTATCTCTCAAATAAGAGATAACGGACAGTATAATACGGCTGATGCAATATTAAGCGCTGTAAATCAGTTAGAAGCTGGGGATGTTTTATTGTTAGAGGCGCAAGCATCCTTTGATGGATATGGTGATAAATATTTACCTGTTGAAGTACAACCAGATATTTTTGATGCAATTCGTGCTGGTACAGATAAGGGAATTGTAATTATAGAGGCTGGAGCAAATGGGTGGAATGATTTAGATCAGTTCAAAGATAGAAAGGGTAAGCAAGTCTTAAATCGTAATAGTAAAGATTTTAAAGATTCGGGTGCAATTATGGTAGGAGCTGGCTCTTCATCTTTCCCTCATGAACGTATGTGGTTTTCGAATTATGGAAGCCGTATTGATGTGTACGGATGGGGAGAAAATGTAGATACAACTACAGCCGAGCAAAGTAGAAGTGCTGTAAATCTTTATACTTCAAGCTTTAGCGGAACATCTAGTGCTTCGCCAATTATTGCTGGGGCAGCGACTTTAGTACAAAGCATTGCTAAAGAAAATTTAGGACAACCATATAGACCTAGTGAACTAAGAGCAATATTAAGCAACCAGAGCACAGGAACAAAATCTAAAGATCCATATGCAGATAAAATTGGTGTTTTACCAGATTTGAAGTCTATACTAGTAAACTTAGGCTATGAACAAAGAAAACTAAACGGTGGGAATGAATTACAAGTAACAGAAAATGAACCAAATAATGAGCCTAGACAGGCAAATAAAGTTAACTTTCATACACCGGTGAAAGGAACGCTACATAATAGTGATAGAGTAGATGTATTTACTTTCCAAATTGACTCGCCGGAAAATATTAATATTTCTCTACTAAATGAACAAAATATCGGAATGACATGGGTACTTCATCATGAATCAGATTTAAATAACTATGTAGCATATGGTGAAAATGAAGGAAATGTAGTTAAAGGAACTTATAATGCAAAGCCAGGAAAATATTATTTATACGTCTATAAATATGAGAATAAAGATGGTTCATATGTATTGAACATAAAATAA
- a CDS encoding cell wall hydrolase, translating to MKLLKIKHIIPLSAAAITFVCSQSTAEASTIHTVKKNDTLWGISKQYGVSIQSIKQANNKGNDKTFIGEQLHIPGSVKSNEITVPQNAKPASISGQIIYQVQPGDSLETIAKRYNVTVQSIKQINNTVGNKLYTGQHLKINSSISQKEKDLMARLVTAEAGGESYKGKVAVAKVILNRVNAKGFPNTITGVIYEPIKYGYAFTPVTDGRINQPASAEAKMAVEEAISTNGVHSDWIYFYNPKTSTDKWITTRQTVAVIGNHVFAK from the coding sequence ATGAAATTACTAAAAATAAAACATATAATCCCTTTATCCGCGGCTGCAATTACATTCGTATGTAGTCAAAGTACAGCTGAAGCTTCTACCATTCATACAGTAAAAAAGAACGATACACTTTGGGGCATTAGTAAACAATACGGAGTTTCAATACAATCCATTAAACAGGCTAATAATAAAGGAAACGATAAAACCTTTATTGGCGAACAGTTACATATTCCAGGGTCCGTGAAATCAAATGAAATCACTGTTCCTCAAAACGCCAAGCCTGCGAGCATTTCTGGACAAATTATTTATCAAGTACAACCGGGGGATTCATTAGAAACGATAGCAAAGCGTTACAATGTCACCGTCCAATCTATAAAACAAATTAACAATACAGTCGGAAACAAGCTTTATACAGGACAACATTTAAAAATTAACTCAAGCATTTCACAAAAAGAAAAAGACTTAATGGCACGCTTAGTTACTGCTGAAGCAGGTGGCGAATCCTATAAAGGAAAAGTAGCAGTAGCAAAAGTTATACTAAATCGTGTAAATGCAAAAGGTTTTCCAAATACAATAACAGGTGTTATTTATGAACCTATTAAATACGGATATGCATTTACTCCTGTTACAGATGGCAGAATTAATCAGCCTGCAAGTGCAGAAGCAAAAATGGCTGTAGAAGAGGCTATCTCCACAAATGGAGTACATTCTGACTGGATTTATTTCTACAATCCAAAAACATCAACAGACAAGTGGATTACGACACGTCAAACAGTAGCAGTAATTGGTAACCATGTGTTTGCTAAATAA
- a CDS encoding NAD(P)/FAD-dependent oxidoreductase encodes MYDVTIIGAGVSSIFMAYSLAKSNKKVLILDKGKALEDRHCPLDEGKVCNCTTCDKYFGFGGLGRSEGKFNYTNGFGGELEQKVGKEGFIQLMAEVDEILCQFGGSSVSKYCTENSSLTKRAEACGLQMLTTEVRHLGTPLSNNIFQQLYEFLLTKIKIKFQIDVQHILKQEDYFTIETNQGTVQTKQLVFATGRSGADWLKEICSSLSISQEQTRVDLGIRVEMKEHQLRSILKDTFETKLSYQGEHFTATTYCMNPKGRIIRKYEEGLVMPDGQNFREQGTGTSNLNFTLFIPRYFPTLKEANVYASSIIKGINQGRDRIVIQRLEDLLKKQPTAKNSMEHNRIQPTLQGDYGDLNQEVPQLYIEGLKEFLLRLEQFIQEPIDQHTLLYGIDGKFYAPTIKINNSFETSVHGLFLVGDCSGVTHSLSQAAASGLYVGKYLSDI; translated from the coding sequence ATGTATGATGTTACAATTATCGGCGCTGGAGTAAGTAGCATTTTTATGGCTTATTCACTAGCTAAAAGTAACAAAAAAGTTTTAATTCTTGATAAAGGTAAAGCGCTAGAAGATCGCCATTGTCCTTTAGACGAAGGAAAAGTGTGTAATTGTACTACATGTGATAAATATTTCGGGTTTGGTGGTTTAGGAAGATCTGAAGGGAAATTTAATTATACAAACGGATTTGGCGGAGAACTTGAGCAAAAAGTCGGTAAAGAGGGCTTTATACAGCTCATGGCTGAAGTAGATGAAATTCTATGTCAGTTTGGTGGAAGTTCTGTCTCAAAATATTGTACTGAAAATTCAAGTCTCACTAAAAGAGCTGAAGCGTGTGGTTTACAAATGCTAACAACAGAAGTAAGACATCTTGGTACTCCCCTTTCCAATAACATTTTTCAGCAGCTCTATGAATTTTTACTGACGAAAATAAAGATCAAATTTCAAATAGATGTACAACATATTCTGAAACAGGAAGATTATTTTACAATAGAGACAAATCAAGGAACAGTTCAAACTAAGCAACTAGTATTTGCAACTGGGCGTTCAGGGGCCGATTGGTTAAAAGAAATATGCAGTTCTCTAAGTATTTCTCAGGAGCAAACACGTGTAGATTTAGGAATTAGAGTAGAAATGAAAGAACATCAATTACGTTCTATATTAAAAGATACTTTTGAAACAAAACTTTCTTATCAAGGTGAGCATTTCACAGCAACTACTTACTGTATGAATCCAAAAGGACGCATCATTCGAAAGTACGAAGAAGGTTTAGTTATGCCTGACGGTCAAAATTTTCGAGAGCAAGGAACTGGCACTTCTAATTTAAACTTCACTTTATTTATTCCTCGCTATTTTCCAACTCTCAAAGAAGCAAATGTATACGCAAGTTCAATTATTAAAGGCATTAACCAAGGACGAGATCGGATTGTTATACAGCGCTTAGAGGACTTATTAAAGAAACAACCTACGGCGAAAAACAGCATGGAACATAATCGTATACAACCTACACTACAGGGGGATTATGGAGATTTGAATCAAGAAGTTCCTCAATTATATATTGAAGGGCTGAAAGAATTTTTATTACGTTTAGAACAATTTATACAAGAGCCTATTGATCAACATACTTTACTATATGGAATTGACGGAAAGTTCTATGCTCCTACGATAAAAATCAATAACTCTTTTGAAACAAGTGTGCATGGACTATTTTTAGTTGGAGATTGTTCCGGCGTCACTCATTCCTTATCTCAAGCTGCTGCAAGTGGTCTGTATGTTGGAAAGTACTTATCTGACATTTAA